One segment of Acidobacteriota bacterium DNA contains the following:
- a CDS encoding alpha/beta hydrolase, whose amino-acid sequence MSFEIDHDRRKFLQKSAIALAAAEFAALSSAIAQPAAVPQNDVGRMKPGANASFGPLKQVDAGLLNVGYAEAGPANGRAVVLLHGWPYDIHSFLDVVPLLVSAGYRVIVPYLRGYGTTRFLASETFRNGQPAALAVDVIELMDALKIRAAIFGGFDWGARTAAIVGALWPERCKALVCVSGYLIGNQEAGKVPLPPKAEFQWWYQYYFASERGRAGYEKYRRDFAKLIWGLASPKWNFDDPTFDRSATSFDNADHVAIVIHNYRWRLDLAEGEAKYDDLEKRLAKGPAIKVPSITLEGEANGAPHADASSYAKKFSGRYEHRLITGGIGHNLPQEAPDAFAKAVIDVDGF is encoded by the coding sequence GTGTCATTTGAAATCGATCATGATCGCCGAAAGTTTTTGCAGAAGTCAGCTATCGCCCTGGCTGCGGCCGAATTCGCCGCCCTCAGCTCTGCGATCGCCCAACCCGCCGCCGTACCTCAAAACGATGTGGGACGGATGAAGCCAGGCGCGAACGCCTCATTTGGCCCGTTGAAGCAAGTGGATGCAGGCCTTCTTAACGTCGGATACGCCGAAGCTGGCCCCGCGAATGGTCGTGCGGTAGTCCTGCTGCATGGTTGGCCCTACGATATTCACAGCTTTCTCGACGTTGTGCCGTTGTTGGTCTCCGCGGGTTATCGCGTGATTGTTCCCTACCTGCGGGGCTACGGCACAACTCGCTTTCTTGCCAGCGAGACTTTCCGAAACGGCCAGCCAGCAGCGCTCGCCGTTGATGTTATTGAGTTGATGGACGCTCTCAAGATACGGGCGGCAATATTCGGCGGCTTCGACTGGGGCGCTCGGACTGCAGCTATCGTGGGTGCGCTCTGGCCTGAACGGTGCAAAGCACTGGTCTGCGTCAGCGGCTATTTAATTGGCAACCAGGAAGCCGGCAAGGTGCCGTTACCTCCGAAGGCCGAGTTCCAATGGTGGTATCAATACTATTTCGCCTCGGAACGCGGACGGGCTGGATATGAAAAGTACCGGCGCGACTTTGCCAAACTCATTTGGGGGCTCGCGTCGCCGAAATGGAACTTTGACGATCCCACGTTTGATCGGAGCGCCACGTCGTTCGACAACGCAGACCACGTCGCTATTGTGATCCACAACTATCGCTGGAGGCTGGATTTGGCGGAAGGCGAAGCGAAGTATGACGACCTGGAAAAGCGTCTTGCAAAAGGCCCGGCGATAAAGGTCCCCAGCATTACTCTCGAGGGTGAGGCCAATGGCGCACCACACGCGGATGCCAGCTCCTATGCTAAGAAATTCTCGGGAAGGTATGAGCACAGACTCATCACGGGTGGAATTGGGCACAATCTGCCTCAAGAGGCACCCGACGCTTTTGCAAAAGCTGTTATTGATGTGGATGGTTTTTGA
- a CDS encoding VOC family protein, translating to MATTQAEIRSNDQTSVTKLDMKFEIVVIPVSDVDRAKEFYARLGWRLDADYDSGQNFRIIQFTPPGSGCSIIFGRGVTDAAPGSAQGLYLIVSEIAAARTELLSRGVEVSEAFHAAPGQFAGTDEPFLFGHLRVTGPEPDHASYRSFASFHDPDGNGWLFQEVTNRMPGRLDPAATTFASANDLASAMRRAAAAHGRHEARTGQADQNWPDWYAEYMVTEQNGKEPPQ from the coding sequence ATGGCAACTACGCAGGCTGAAATCCGCAGCAACGACCAGACCAGTGTTACGAAACTCGATATGAAGTTCGAAATCGTCGTCATCCCGGTATCCGATGTCGACCGAGCCAAGGAGTTCTATGCGCGGCTGGGGTGGCGGCTCGATGCCGACTACGACAGCGGCCAAAACTTTCGCATCATCCAGTTCACGCCGCCCGGCTCCGGATGCTCGATCATTTTCGGCAGGGGCGTCACTGACGCGGCGCCTGGCTCCGCCCAGGGTCTGTACCTGATCGTCTCGGAAATCGCTGCTGCACGCACCGAGTTGCTCAGTCGCGGCGTCGAGGTCAGCGAGGCGTTCCATGCCGCCCCCGGCCAGTTCGCCGGCACGGACGAACCTTTCTTGTTTGGCCATCTCCGTGTCACTGGTCCGGAGCCTGATCACGCGAGCTATCGCTCGTTCGCGTCGTTCCACGATCCGGATGGCAACGGCTGGTTGTTTCAGGAAGTCACAAACCGGATGCCCGGCCGCCTCGACCCCGCGGCCACGACCTTCGCGTCCGCAAATGATCTCGCAAGCGCGATGCGGCGCGCGGCCGCCGCCCACGGACGGCACGAAGCGCGCACAGGCCAGGCCGACCAGAACTGGCCTGACTGGTACGCCGAATACATGGTGACCGAACAGAACGGCAAAGAGCCGCCGCAGTGA
- a CDS encoding HAD-IB family phosphatase: MPKKHLKRYLFASDFDQTLTFNDTGYVLSELVGISVEEFERKIKGMTKLNLVQQGAELSYLLLHDPEFRRRVRKEHLLEVGKRIRLKENIKQVYEILDRKIDGFHFDFYVLSAAPVEVIKSALEGIVPEDHIFGTEFKYTATGEIDTLVRATAGYGKVARLDQLQEDLSIAADHVVYVGDGSSDIHVMLHVNRRDGFTIAVSESKHVAQIAKRTVLSDNALAVLVPILEQIAGWQRPRIRQLFESYGFLIQDWDRVQTDWITLRPSGAEVGQPAAVDAG; this comes from the coding sequence ATGCCCAAGAAGCATTTGAAACGCTATTTGTTCGCCAGTGACTTCGATCAGACGCTGACCTTCAACGATACCGGTTACGTCTTGAGTGAACTGGTTGGTATTTCCGTGGAAGAGTTCGAACGCAAGATCAAGGGAATGACCAAGCTGAACCTTGTGCAGCAGGGCGCTGAACTGTCATACCTGCTGTTGCACGACCCGGAATTCCGCCGACGCGTCCGCAAAGAGCACCTGCTTGAAGTCGGCAAGCGGATTCGCCTGAAAGAAAATATCAAACAGGTCTACGAAATCCTGGACCGGAAGATTGACGGCTTTCACTTCGACTTTTACGTCCTGTCCGCGGCGCCCGTGGAAGTGATCAAGTCCGCGCTCGAAGGGATTGTTCCCGAAGATCACATCTTTGGCACCGAGTTCAAATACACCGCCACCGGCGAGATCGATACCCTGGTGCGCGCCACCGCCGGATACGGGAAAGTCGCGCGCCTCGACCAACTGCAAGAAGATCTAAGTATCGCAGCCGACCATGTGGTGTATGTCGGCGATGGCAGTTCCGATATTCACGTAATGTTGCACGTCAACCGGCGCGACGGTTTTACTATTGCAGTATCCGAGTCGAAGCACGTTGCCCAGATTGCCAAGCGAACTGTCCTCAGCGACAACGCCCTGGCGGTGCTGGTGCCAATCCTCGAACAGATTGCAGGGTGGCAACGGCCGCGCATTCGACAGCTGTTCGAGTCCTACGGCTTCCTCATTCAGGATTGGGATCGCGTGCAAACCGACTGGATCACTTTGCGTCCATCCGGCGCGGAAGTCGGACAGCCTGCGGCGGTGGACGCAGGCTGA
- a CDS encoding alcohol dehydrogenase catalytic domain-containing protein: MPSMKAVQVGKPGGNFELVERPIPDPGRAQVRIKVEACGVCHSDVLVKAGLWPGIQYPRVPGHEIAGRIDAVGADVTNWKPGQRVGVGWHGGHCFTCEFCRRGDFVLCRNEKITAIHFDGGYAEYMIAPAEAVAAMPDDLDAADAAPLMCAGITVFNSLRNAGARAGALVAVQGIGGLGHLGIQYAHQMGFRTVAIGRGADKEALARKLGASIYIDTAAGDPAAALQKLGGARLILATAPDSKSISAMVDGLAPGGELLVIGAAPEPLTVSPLQLIPGRKTVQGWPSGTAMDSEDTLAFSAQTGVRPMIERYPLEKAAEGFEQMMSGRARFRVVLTM; this comes from the coding sequence ATGCCCAGCATGAAAGCAGTGCAAGTCGGAAAACCCGGCGGCAATTTTGAACTGGTGGAGCGCCCGATTCCCGATCCCGGCCGCGCGCAGGTTCGAATCAAGGTAGAAGCCTGCGGCGTCTGCCATAGCGATGTACTCGTGAAAGCGGGACTATGGCCTGGCATTCAATATCCCAGGGTGCCCGGACACGAAATCGCCGGGCGCATCGATGCGGTCGGCGCTGATGTGACCAACTGGAAGCCTGGACAGCGCGTCGGGGTCGGGTGGCATGGCGGACACTGTTTCACCTGTGAATTTTGCCGGCGCGGCGATTTCGTTCTCTGTCGCAACGAAAAAATTACTGCCATTCATTTTGACGGCGGCTACGCCGAGTACATGATCGCTCCCGCGGAAGCGGTGGCGGCCATGCCCGATGATCTGGATGCCGCTGACGCTGCTCCGCTGATGTGTGCCGGGATCACGGTATTCAATTCCTTGCGCAATGCCGGGGCACGCGCGGGCGCGCTGGTCGCGGTGCAAGGCATTGGAGGCCTCGGGCATCTCGGGATCCAATACGCTCACCAGATGGGTTTCCGTACGGTTGCAATCGGACGCGGCGCCGACAAGGAGGCGCTCGCTCGCAAACTGGGCGCCAGCATCTACATTGACACAGCAGCTGGCGATCCCGCGGCGGCACTTCAGAAGCTAGGCGGCGCTCGCCTTATTCTCGCTACTGCGCCGGATTCGAAGTCGATTTCAGCGATGGTGGACGGGCTCGCTCCGGGCGGAGAGTTGCTTGTGATTGGAGCCGCTCCCGAGCCTCTCACTGTCAGTCCCTTGCAACTGATTCCGGGACGCAAGACGGTTCAGGGATGGCCGTCCGGTACGGCCATGGACTCCGAGGATACCCTCGCCTTCAGCGCACAGACCGGAGTGCGTCCGATGATTGAACGGTACCCGCTGGAAAAGGCGGCTGAGGGATTTGAACAGATGATGAGTGGACGGGCCCGGTTCCGGGTCGTCCTGACGATGTAA
- a CDS encoding DinB family protein, with protein MLDEFREEAAITKRILDRVPANKLAWKPHQKSMSLGQLAMHIAKVPGDLAKLLQVDEFDASQANFDPPGPKELAEIHAAFEQSVRDAEAFLNGMSDDAAQTNWRLVVRGKPAFQMPRIKVARSIMMNHWYHHRGQLSVYLRLLDVPVPVIYGRSADENPFA; from the coding sequence ATGCTGGATGAATTTCGCGAAGAGGCCGCGATTACCAAGCGGATCCTCGATCGCGTACCGGCAAACAAACTGGCCTGGAAGCCTCATCAGAAATCAATGTCTCTAGGCCAGTTAGCGATGCACATCGCCAAAGTTCCCGGGGACCTCGCAAAACTTCTGCAAGTGGATGAATTCGATGCCTCGCAGGCCAATTTTGATCCGCCTGGACCGAAGGAGTTGGCCGAAATTCATGCGGCGTTCGAGCAGAGCGTCCGCGACGCCGAGGCCTTCCTCAACGGCATGAGCGACGACGCGGCGCAGACGAACTGGCGCCTGGTTGTGCGTGGTAAGCCAGCTTTTCAAATGCCTCGCATCAAAGTAGCGCGGTCTATCATGATGAACCACTGGTATCACCATCGCGGTCAGCTGTCGGTCTATCTCCGCCTGCTGGACGTTCCCGTTCCTGTGATCTACGGTCGGAGCGCCGACGAGAACCCGTTTGCCTGA
- a CDS encoding DUF899 domain-containing protein: protein MTTATIKREVPTVVPPAEWLAARKDLLKKEKQLTLLRDELSKQRRELPWEKVEKPYVFEGAKGKETLADLFGGKSQLIIYHFMFGPGWKEGCPSCSFIADNFDGAIPHLAARDTTLLAVSRATLPEIDAFKKRMGWRFKWMSSFGSDFNSDYHVSFSKEEMAKGTAYYNYAASGFPSEEGPGASVFYKNAAGEIFHTYSVYARGLDPMLVAYQYIDLTPKGRDEEGLPHPMAWVRHHDRYSESNLVDVKQLSQAPAKTQDSCCSDKESA from the coding sequence ATGACTACCGCGACGATTAAACGAGAAGTACCGACCGTCGTGCCGCCGGCAGAATGGCTGGCCGCACGCAAGGATCTGCTTAAGAAGGAAAAACAGTTGACGCTCCTGCGCGACGAACTCAGCAAGCAACGCCGCGAACTGCCATGGGAAAAAGTAGAGAAGCCATATGTCTTCGAGGGGGCGAAGGGGAAAGAGACCCTCGCCGACCTGTTCGGTGGCAAGAGCCAGTTGATCATCTATCACTTCATGTTCGGTCCGGGCTGGAAAGAAGGGTGTCCCAGTTGCTCGTTCATTGCCGACAACTTCGATGGAGCGATCCCGCACCTGGCGGCGCGCGACACGACACTACTGGCGGTTTCCCGCGCGACCCTGCCCGAGATCGATGCCTTCAAAAAGCGCATGGGATGGCGCTTTAAGTGGATGTCTTCCTTCGGAAGCGATTTCAACTCTGACTATCACGTCTCGTTCTCGAAAGAGGAGATGGCGAAAGGAACGGCGTACTACAACTATGCCGCGAGCGGATTTCCCTCCGAGGAAGGTCCGGGAGCGAGCGTGTTCTACAAGAACGCAGCGGGTGAGATCTTCCACACGTATTCCGTCTACGCGCGTGGACTCGATCCCATGCTGGTCGCCTACCAATATATCGACCTGACGCCCAAGGGCCGGGACGAGGAAGGGTTGCCTCATCCAATGGCATGGGTGCGACACCATGACCGATACAGTGAAAGCAATCTCGTCGACGTGAAGCAACTCTCTCAAGCCCCGGCCAAGACTCAGGACTCGTGTTGCTCGGACAAGGAATCCGCCTGA
- a CDS encoding SRPBCC domain-containing protein, producing MVVTAPSIEQMILNVTHEIHVKAPIDVTFAALLEQIGPENDKPDGTAMPMKIEAWPGGRWFRDLGGDNGHCWGTVQAIKRPTLLEISGPLFMSYPVVSNLQYLLSEENGGTLIKFHHSALGLIQEAHREGVNKGWTHMHESVRKRAEGKRSR from the coding sequence ATGGTTGTAACCGCACCAAGCATTGAACAGATGATTCTCAACGTGACCCATGAGATCCACGTCAAAGCGCCGATCGACGTGACGTTCGCAGCTCTTTTAGAGCAGATAGGCCCGGAAAATGACAAACCCGACGGCACGGCAATGCCGATGAAGATCGAAGCGTGGCCGGGCGGACGGTGGTTCCGAGACCTGGGCGGCGACAACGGCCATTGCTGGGGAACCGTGCAAGCGATCAAGCGTCCTACGCTGCTGGAAATCTCCGGGCCCCTGTTCATGTCCTATCCGGTTGTTTCGAACTTGCAGTACCTCCTCTCGGAGGAGAACGGTGGAACGTTGATCAAGTTTCATCATTCGGCGCTGGGACTGATCCAGGAAGCCCATCGGGAAGGTGTCAACAAAGGCTGGACGCACATGCACGAAAGCGTTCGCAAGCGAGCGGAAGGGAAGCGTTCCCGCTGA
- a CDS encoding winged helix-turn-helix transcriptional regulator: MARAATTSDSFNAVAEPRRREILSYLALQERPVGDIVVQLGIEQPSVSKHLKVLRDVGLVRVRRSGRHMLYRTDAHAIRPLHEWASTFERLWSHQLTRVKERAESKAKDI; the protein is encoded by the coding sequence ATGGCACGAGCCGCTACCACGTCCGATTCTTTCAACGCCGTCGCCGAACCTCGCAGGCGCGAAATTTTGAGCTACCTCGCGCTGCAGGAACGTCCAGTAGGGGACATTGTCGTGCAGCTTGGGATCGAGCAGCCCTCGGTGTCCAAGCATTTGAAGGTCCTGCGCGATGTCGGCCTTGTACGCGTTCGCCGTAGCGGCCGTCACATGCTGTATCGAACGGATGCCCATGCGATTCGTCCGTTACATGAGTGGGCCAGCACGTTCGAGCGCCTCTGGTCCCATCAATTGACGCGTGTAAAAGAGCGTGCCGAGAGCAAAGCAAAAGACATCTGA
- a CDS encoding DUF4279 domain-containing protein gives MRGFLAGKEREEDTYFAYSATLRISGEIPDMDEISATLGLSPTHSHRKGEKRSANGHPYRQDMWSYTPAVERSEPLHRHIDALWLELKPHKRYLMGLKKSLNVDVFAGYRSNCDTAGIEVPHTSLEMFTELEIPFGVSIIVT, from the coding sequence TTGCGCGGGTTCCTAGCGGGAAAAGAACGCGAAGAAGACACCTACTTTGCGTATTCAGCAACCTTGCGCATCTCGGGCGAGATTCCAGACATGGACGAGATTTCTGCCACCCTCGGACTCTCACCCACGCATTCGCACCGGAAGGGCGAGAAACGTAGCGCCAATGGTCATCCGTACCGTCAGGACATGTGGTCGTACACTCCCGCAGTTGAGAGATCAGAACCGCTGCACAGGCACATCGACGCTTTGTGGCTAGAACTGAAGCCACACAAGCGCTATCTAATGGGGCTCAAGAAATCCTTGAACGTCGATGTGTTCGCTGGGTACCGCTCGAATTGCGATACTGCCGGAATCGAGGTGCCACACACCTCCCTAGAGATGTTCACCGAATTGGAGATTCCCTTCGGGGTTTCGATCATCGTGACGTAG
- a CDS encoding MotA/TolQ/ExbB proton channel family protein: protein MGVNGVVAYLWRSMDWLRRIDVIVLVLMLSYVLFVVARAFHRIQIIGVVHRFPDAGQRKSSDLKAQARTLKAIVSIAPYLGLVGTVLGILNAPGMGSGIAMEKSAALRRISSGIAESLVLPAVAILVTVPAICSYNYLCTWIGLLENRKSEKTRRGCQTVTGGFSRPPAFSLVAASGLAILVALYTPYFDPHRTVGFGIDLISTRCEYVQNDRVTVLHVTNARKLFINDEEEDWGNLAGRLSEIYSVREYRTLDLLVDKELSFQTVADVIDIVAGAENTVGTEPLNIEVRLITPDALNAGCVAIPLRFLSGPM from the coding sequence ATGGGTGTGAATGGAGTGGTGGCGTATCTCTGGCGCTCGATGGACTGGTTGAGGCGCATCGACGTCATCGTGCTTGTGTTGATGCTTTCCTATGTCCTCTTTGTCGTTGCCCGCGCATTCCACCGCATACAGATAATTGGAGTTGTGCATCGATTTCCTGATGCCGGTCAGAGGAAATCCAGCGACCTGAAAGCGCAAGCTCGCACGCTCAAAGCTATTGTTTCGATCGCGCCATACCTCGGACTCGTGGGCACGGTGCTCGGTATACTGAATGCCCCCGGCATGGGCAGCGGCATCGCCATGGAAAAGAGCGCTGCTCTTAGGCGTATATCGTCGGGAATAGCAGAGTCATTAGTCCTCCCTGCTGTGGCGATACTCGTGACCGTTCCAGCGATATGCTCCTACAACTATCTCTGCACTTGGATAGGCCTGCTGGAAAACAGGAAATCTGAAAAGACACGACGAGGTTGCCAAACAGTCACGGGCGGATTCTCACGCCCACCAGCATTTTCTTTGGTTGCTGCAAGTGGACTCGCAATCCTTGTCGCTTTGTACACACCGTATTTCGACCCACACCGAACAGTAGGCTTCGGCATCGATTTAATTTCGACTCGCTGCGAATACGTTCAGAATGATCGAGTCACCGTGCTGCATGTCACGAACGCAAGAAAACTCTTCATTAACGACGAAGAGGAGGATTGGGGAAATTTGGCTGGTCGCTTGTCCGAGATTTACAGCGTGAGAGAGTACCGGACGCTCGATCTACTCGTAGACAAGGAACTCTCTTTTCAGACTGTAGCAGATGTGATCGACATCGTGGCCGGTGCTGAGAACACGGTGGGAACGGAGCCTCTGAACATCGAAGTCCGCCTGATAACGCCCGACGCGTTGAATGCTGGTTGCGTCGCCATACCGTTGAGGTTTCTTTCTGGTCCGATGTAG
- a CDS encoding tyrosine recombinase XerC: protein MRLDREHSRTTVELATDSFLRHLRERNASSHTIKAYTGDLDAFAAYVGTRGWKSIDHIVIRGFLSHLYDNGLGKTSVARALAAVRSLYRWLAQDGVVESNPAKLVSTPRLSKKLPRVPTIEEMNTVLDGKMPEQASFPERDRLLLELLYGCGIRNSELVGINLDDIRLSAEAILIRGKGKKERYVPFGGSARAALAVYIPWRQQLLVTLKKTNAALLVNQRGGRLTTRSVGRIVKRIAVAKGLSPDVHPHTLRHAFGTHMLEEGADLRAIQELLGHERLATTQRYTQLSVKHVMNVYDQTHPRAKAVNKR, encoded by the coding sequence ATGAGACTGGACCGCGAACATTCGCGCACTACCGTGGAGCTGGCCACCGACTCCTTCCTACGCCATTTGCGCGAGCGCAACGCGTCGTCGCATACCATCAAGGCCTATACCGGCGATCTCGACGCATTCGCAGCCTATGTAGGCACCCGCGGATGGAAGAGTATCGACCACATTGTAATTCGCGGTTTCCTCTCGCATCTCTATGACAATGGCCTCGGTAAGACTTCGGTGGCTCGCGCCCTGGCTGCCGTACGCTCGCTCTATCGCTGGCTGGCACAGGACGGCGTCGTCGAAAGCAATCCCGCCAAACTTGTTTCTACGCCGCGGCTGTCGAAGAAGTTGCCGCGTGTTCCTACGATCGAGGAGATGAACACTGTCCTTGACGGCAAGATGCCGGAACAGGCGTCGTTCCCCGAACGCGACCGTCTTCTTCTCGAACTGCTTTACGGATGTGGCATCCGCAACTCGGAGTTGGTCGGCATCAATCTCGATGACATTCGCTTGAGTGCGGAAGCCATTCTGATCCGCGGCAAAGGGAAGAAGGAACGTTACGTTCCTTTTGGAGGATCGGCGCGCGCAGCCCTCGCAGTCTATATTCCGTGGCGACAACAGTTGCTGGTCACCCTGAAGAAAACGAACGCAGCCTTGCTCGTGAACCAGCGCGGCGGACGGCTGACAACGCGGAGCGTAGGACGAATCGTCAAGCGGATCGCTGTCGCGAAAGGCTTGTCCCCGGATGTACATCCGCATACGCTGCGCCATGCGTTTGGCACCCACATGCTTGAGGAAGGCGCTGACCTGCGAGCGATCCAGGAACTACTCGGCCATGAGCGTCTGGCGACCACGCAGCGCTACACGCAACTCTCGGTCAAGCACGTCATGAACGTGTACGACCAGACCCATCCCCGCGCAAAGGCAGTAAATAAGCGTTAG
- the xerD gene encoding site-specific tyrosine recombinase XerD, producing the protein MDVLSSAQQFEASVSLLPRTSDNADTWFVPSEANSRTLSSFLDYLRVERGSAKLTIAAYTSDLSQFAEFLEGRRQVLNGARREDVRDFIQELFSNQIDGRSVGRKLSAIRHLYRYLLLDGKIEKDPTLNIDSPKQWKVLPKSLSRDEVEATLASTKPRNDSPRAQALALRDRAMLELLYASGVRVSEVADARLEDLKLEMGYILVRGKGDKERMVPLGVPAQETLQQYLKNSREVLAKKKSSPLLFVGAGARRLSRQRLWQVVRKASIGSGRSASPHMLRHSCATHMVENGADLRTVQTILGHSDISTTQVYTHVALDRLKSVYTKHHPRAKAR; encoded by the coding sequence ATGGATGTATTGAGTAGTGCTCAGCAGTTCGAGGCATCTGTTTCATTACTCCCTCGAACGTCTGACAACGCGGATACTTGGTTTGTGCCTTCTGAAGCCAATTCCCGCACGCTGTCCAGTTTTCTAGACTACCTGCGTGTGGAGCGTGGTTCCGCAAAGTTAACCATCGCCGCCTATACCAGCGACCTGTCACAGTTTGCGGAATTTCTGGAAGGCCGCCGTCAGGTTCTGAACGGGGCGCGTCGCGAAGATGTCAGGGACTTTATCCAGGAATTGTTTTCCAACCAGATCGATGGCCGGTCAGTCGGAAGAAAACTTTCCGCGATCCGCCATCTCTATCGCTACCTGCTGCTCGACGGGAAGATTGAAAAAGATCCGACGCTGAATATTGACAGCCCGAAGCAATGGAAGGTGCTGCCAAAGTCTCTCAGCCGCGACGAAGTGGAAGCGACCTTGGCATCGACGAAACCGCGCAATGACTCCCCGCGAGCGCAGGCCCTCGCGCTCCGCGATCGCGCCATGCTCGAACTTCTGTACGCCAGCGGCGTGCGTGTCTCCGAGGTGGCCGATGCCCGCCTCGAAGACCTTAAACTTGAAATGGGATACATCCTGGTACGCGGCAAGGGTGACAAAGAACGCATGGTTCCGCTCGGAGTACCCGCCCAGGAAACCTTGCAGCAGTACTTGAAGAATAGCAGGGAAGTGTTAGCGAAAAAGAAGTCATCGCCTCTCCTTTTCGTGGGAGCTGGGGCGCGCCGGCTGAGCCGCCAGCGACTTTGGCAGGTGGTTCGCAAAGCGTCCATAGGCTCCGGCCGTTCCGCGAGTCCGCACATGCTGCGACACTCCTGCGCTACCCACATGGTCGAAAATGGCGCCGACTTGCGTACCGTGCAGACCATCCTCGGCCACTCCGATATTTCAACGACGCAGGTCTACACCCATGTCGCGCTCGACCGGCTGAAGAGTGTCTATACGAAGCATCATCCTAGGGCAAAAGCGCGATGA